Proteins from one Sabethes cyaneus chromosome 2, idSabCyanKW18_F2, whole genome shotgun sequence genomic window:
- the LOC128737999 gene encoding uncharacterized protein LOC128737999, with amino-acid sequence MEVMEEGNLMDRIPILLQRDLQYYEANQKVLQENICPGVVGGKLDFPRSASFASVKIVVWLEDEYFAAYRKNSGLLHLSDVLQDHYGKDTDEAAGCGGIVKSSDPEKFVLLVVKSVDNLLEHLHTLSQEALDHADLTVLTATIGAAALVKNSLFVWLGCVTKNVCPPKGDEKGGSLKMSYKQYSEMTEALAERLLDLHCRLLTLYITQDSDCLHWESQHPFFESERGSYTIQMWWLYMQGTKQDLWNSVPPTMAQRVFAGMLNETLTVLTVRYTQTVPSRARSMLLLVDISNILLCVGELLPAICENGEAFVGLNITSQSKIIRDIHSKCQELFCCLLLRGVPLGVLYKITKKGVNSIAMFNQRQGLITPWTIFVMPKLFPTNQNGHWATRCSELPTNTALSLDLKVLLAAPQANWWLLLKVLLMRDAHLSSMIFHHLIKNLPSCDNFITSSKQPSINRESMSKKCEGFLCGLECNDIVQWSLEQQDPIGQTNYQVLMGLTYIVIMAGKTSDVNKTLISALEKSKMNDWASCLDRRQVWNQKRPPWLEAILHLIYPILEPIIVMLVSAVQTTASVYQAMSLSLSCFSEMWDCIPDCLYTVVSCLTEILPAEIRPLGDSVLIQLLYIALYSKLLEAAESETEAELKEQREPKDVQPSTSAEGVVSTVNVKPKSVICQTLAEAICFIDEDNKHTEQINSLINQARESQRAANTLDNEMEEAVGLSFASTSKIEELDAYVHNTPSVRSEEEFDVENAEYIAEMLVSDILVTGVGKLSMKMIYQYIRKNFEWILQQLGVSDVETNPLQRSPGQSIKEEQQTLIDVMFHIGNQSFDQLLSGQLDIDYNSWFQTPMSMSAEKAWLQVCQRWEFQPTAKLSVHEALMVSFITAQLKP; translated from the exons ATGGAGGTAATGGAAGAAGGAAATCTCATGGACAGGATTCCGATTCTGCTCCAGCGAGACTTGCAATACTACGAG GCCAACCAAAAGGTTCTGCAGGAAAACATCTGTCCTGGCGTAGTGGGTGGCAAGCTAGATTTCCCGCGCTCTGCCTCATTCGCATCGGTGAAGATCGTAGTTTGGCTAGAGGATGAGTATTTTGCGGCTTATCGGAAAAATTCCGGTTTGTTGCATCTGAGTGACGTACTGCAGGATCATTACGGCAAAGACACCGACGAAGCCGCTGGGTGCGGTGGTATAGTTAAGTCTTCGGATCCGGAGAAATTTGTCCTGTTAGTGGTCAAATCGGTGGACAATCTGCTGGAACATCTCCACACTTTGTCACAGGAAGCTCTGGATCATGCCGACCTAACTGTGCTGACGGCCACGATCGGCGCAGCTGCTTTAGTCAAAAATAGTCTATTTGTTTGGCTCGGATGCGTTACGAAGAACGTTTGTCCACCGAAAGGTGACGAGAAGGGTGGTTCACTAAAAATGAGCTACAAACAATATTCCGAGATGACGGAGGCTTTGGCTGAACGACTGCTCGATCTTCACTGCCGTTTGTTGACTCTTTATATTACCCAGGACTCCGATTGTTTACACTGGGAAAGTCAACATCCATTTTTCGAGTCAGAGCGTGGTTCTTACACCATTCAAATGTGGTGGCTTTATATGCAAGGTACAAAACAGGACTTGTGGAATTCCGTACCACCAACCATGGCACAGCGTGTCTTCGCCGGGATGCTAAATGAGACGCTCACCGTTCTAACCGTTCGTTATACTCAAACGGTTCCAAGTCGTGCTCGATCGATGCTTCTTTTGGTGGACATTTCCAATATCTTGCTCTGCGTTGGCGAGCTACTGCCGGCCATCTGTGAAAATGGTGAAGCCTTTGTTGGACTCAACATAACCAGCCAGAGCAAGATCATTCGAGACATCCACTCGAAGTGTCAGGAACTTTTCTGCTGCTTGTTATTGCGAGGTGTGCCTTTGGGCGTTCTTTACAAG ATAACCAAAAAGGGTGTCAATTCAATCGCCATGTTCAACCAACGTCAGGGGCTTATTACACCGTGGACTATTTTCGTTATGCCGAAGCTATTTCCTACCAACCAGAATGGCCATTGGGCCACCCGTTGCTCCGAACTTCCCACCAATACAGCACTTTCGCTAGATTTGAAGGTCCTACTGGCAGCTCCTCAGGCAAACTGGTGGCTGCTGTTGAAAGTTCTTCTCATGCGAGATGCCCATCTGTCGTCGATGATTTTTCATCATTTGATCAAGAATTTGCCTTCGTGCGATAATTTCATAACTAGCTCGAAACAACCGTCCATCAATCGAGAGAGCATGTCAAAGAAATGTGAAGGCTTCCTGTGCGGTTTGGAGTGCAACGATATCGTCCAGTGGTCATTGGAACAGCAAGATCCAATCGGACAAACCAATTACCAGGTGCTCATGGGTTTAACCTACATCGTTATCATGGCCGGTAAAACATCTGACGTCAACAAAACCCTCATATCCGCTTTGGAAAAAAGCAAAATGAACGATTGGGCGTCCTGTTTGGATCGCCGACAGGTTTGGAATCAGAAACGTCCACCATGGCTGGAAGCCATTCTGCACCTCATCTATCCGATTTTGGAACCGATAATTGTTATGCTCGTTTCGGCGGTTCAGACTACGGCAAGTGTCTACCAGGCAATGTCGCTTTCTTTATCGTGCTTTTCGGAAATGTGGGATTGTATTCCCGACTGTCTTTACACCGTGGTCAGCTGCTTGACGGAAATTCTACCGGCTGAGATTCGACCCCTCGGTGATTCCGTGCTGATTCAACTATTGTATATCGCTCTCTATTCAAAGTTGTTGGAAGCAGCTGAAAGTGAAACGGAAGCTGAGTTGAAAGAGCAACGAGAGCCAAAAGACGTGCAACCTTCCACTTCCGCAGAAGGTGTTGTTTCCACGGTTAACGTAAAACCGAAATCGGTAATTTGTCAAACTTTGGCCGAGGCAATATGTTTCATTGACGAGGATAATAAGCATACGGAACAGATAAATTCGCTGATCAATCAAGCCCGGGAGAGTCAGCGAGCAGCGAACACATTGGACAATGAAATGGAGGAAGCTGTTGGGTTGAGTTTTGCCAGTACTTCTAAAATTGAAGAATTGGACGCTTATGTTCACAATACACCGAGTGTTCGTTCCGAGGAAGAATTTGACGTTGAGAATGCGGAGTACATTGCAGAAATGCTGGTTAGCGACATTTTAGTGACGGGAGTTGGAAAGTTGAGTATGAAG ATGATCTATCAATACATTCGTAAGAATTTCGAATGGATTCTGCAGCAGCTTGGTGTCAGCGATGTGGAAACCAATCCGCTTCAGAGAAGTCCGGGACAGAGTATAAAAGAAGAACAGCAAACGCTGATCGACGTTATGTTCCACATCGGAAATCAATCGTTCGATCAGCTGCTTAGTGGCCAACTGGATATTGATTACAACAGCTGGTTCCAGACGCCCATGTCGATGAGCGCGGAAAAAGCTTGGCTGCAGGTATGCCAACGCTGGGAATTCCAGCCTACCGCTAAGCTGTCCGTTCACGAGGCTTTGATGGTTTCATTTATTACGGCGCAGTTGAAGCCGTAA